Sequence from the Lycium ferocissimum isolate CSIRO_LF1 unplaced genomic scaffold, AGI_CSIRO_Lferr_CH_V1 ctg416, whole genome shotgun sequence genome:
ATATACAATATTTGGATTGAGAGGAGTGCAGGagtatttcaaaataagtcCAGACCCATGGATATCTTTGCTTCATCAAATTAAGACTGGACTTTGCATTCGAGTTAGGAGAAATCAAAGGCTATTTGATTctatatgtattttatgatcTTGGTTGGTTATTGGATGCTTAGTTGTGAAAGGTTTGTTACACTAAGAAGGGACAAGCCTGGTATGACTTCACCGTCTGCTTTATATTGCAACACTTGGTAGTTATATAATCTTTAATtgccaaccaaaaaaaaaaaaaaaaaagcatgacTAAACACCAAAGCAAATCTATTTCCATCTTATAATTAAAAATCACatgctcacaaattcataaaaatataacaaataattttcaatttatgatcTTCAACGAGTTAATTATCATACTTTATCATGTTAGTTTATAGAATATCAAATCACTTGTGCCCTTCTGATATTTGCTACTTTTCCtaccaaatttatttcctcataaatattttgacaaacaAACGTTAATAATTATGAAAATCtataaacaaaatataattaaactgcaattacattaaattaattatgtactAAAAAAAGTGACACAATTATACTTATTTAATAAAACTTATgcattaattttatattttgagtttgggcTATATTTCGTGTCAAACTAAGCTTATATTCAGAGTTTAAATCAAATTCAATATTGTTCTGAATATACTGTATACACTGTAATGGACACATTGACTGTATTCATTTGCAGTCCTTAGCAGCTAGATGCCATTTGGACTAACAAGTAAGTTGGCTATTGTCTGAAGTTGAAGTAGGTAATTAAGTAGTATTTTCCCGCCAAGCGATTCAACTAATTTACATGTTTTTTGAAGTAGTACTTTGAAGAACTCCTTATCCATTGTCTTCTTCTTGCAAGAATAATACACGACTCAACTAATTTACATGTTTTTTGAAGTAGTACTTTGAAGAACTCCTTATCCATTGTCTTCTTCTTGCAAGAATAATACACGACTCAACTAAAATCgaaaaagaatgagatatatattgtagaaaatTTCATTACTTTATTTGTAATCGAGATTGAGTGGCTAATGTTTCTTTGAGCTTATATTGTCCACCCTTGATGATTTGGATTTGCTTTTTTGAGCAAAAATGAAGAACATCATTGTTAGGTTTTATTGGGCTTGAGAAAAACTTTATCGAAGAAAACAAAGtaggtttatttatttttgaaagtttgAGTTGAATCTAATCATTAAGAAAAAGTTGGGATATTAATAATTGATTTGGACTAATCGAGATCAATTTTGAAGCAAAATCGCATGGCGAAATTTATAACAATAAGTTATGACGATCTATTAAAATTTATGGTCAAATTCTAACAATTCGCAAGTATTGATTGCCAGGATCTGTGATAAAGGTAAGTTTCGTCCATTAATTAAAATCCTTACTATTCACAAGATTTGCTGCTAAGTTCTAACTGTAAAAATTCAATGAGGTCAAAACTAATACATATGTGACcccctaaacttttttttttttttttccattttggcacctcgactaagtgttgttcctattgaacccctgaactcaTCCTCAAGTGTCTATCAAACATAATCCGACTTACATAGTATTCCATCTtcaaagctatatatatatatatatatatatatatatatatatatatatatatatatatatatatatatatatatatgtcatcttTTGAGAGCAATTGAGAAAAAGAGTAGCTCTTAATTAAGATGGCGGTGGAAGAGAAGAACCATGTAAACTGACACATCCATGACCTAAAAAATAGATtaccacatgtctaaaatattactccaccTTCATTTCCCAATTAAtttttgcttctaataaaaatcaaatttagggggtttgatagacacacttaaGGACGAATTCAGGGGGTTTAATAAAAATAACACTTAGTTGAAgtatcaaaatgaaaaaaagggcaAGTTTTGGGGGCAACATATGCATTAAGACAAGATCATAGTTGTGCAAAAGGAGAatgacgtatatatacataagaatagagtatatttacaaaatataatgatactttttagtttacaaaacatatatgAATATTTTCGCTCAAGGCATACaaatttcgctcaaaatttgtgtataaaatatatatatctcgcTCAAAGATTAGAATTCTCATATGTCTCGTATttgaaaactgtatgaaatatgtatatctcgctcaaagaTTAGAATTTTCATATGTTTCGTGTttgaaaactgtatgaaatatgtatatctcgctcaaagaTTAGAATTTTCATATGTTTCGTGTTTGAAAACTGTATAAAtatggtatgaaatatgtatataaatatataaaattcgAATAAAGTTTATGTTAGGTTTTTGCAAATTTAGtacaactacaacaatattgtatacaactttcatataatATTCATACACATTTAATACAATTTTGAATCTCGCTTCGAAATGCATATGAAATTTAATACAagtacaacaacattgtatataatTTTCTTACAATATTAATACAAATTTAGTGcaaatttttcttcttgttaAATGTACAGAAAGAGAATTAACACTAAAAAGCTAATTTACATCTCCATTTCTCTAATTTGTTGAGCAATGTGTCTCTGATATACGGGTTAGAGAGAATAATGTTTTAGTAGGGTTTGCGTTTTGATCGATAACCCAAAAAACTCATAAATGTAAGAAAGATCCAAAACTCAATAAATTCAAACTAAAAACTCCTAtatcaattcaattgaagcaaTAGATCTAATCTAGAATGGTAGCAAAAATGGACAAAGCAAGGAGAGGATGGGATGTGAAAGAGGACGACAGTGCCCTGTATATAAAAATGAACATTCTTGGGCTTGACAAGGAGAACGCGAAGGTGTCAGTGGAGGAAAACAACTTTGATAAATATCAAAGGAGAAGGCGAGAAAGAATCGGAAGACGAAGAGTATAGAAGGAGATATTCAACTAGGCTGGAAATTCCTCAAATTTTATATAGATTGGATGAGATTAAGACAGAGGGAAGGACTgagctttttaatttttcagaTCCGTTAGGTTTCGtaattttattggtatattttgtaaataaagaaaaatatccttatgttttgtaatatgtcttAAGTAGTATTAGTAGGTCATTTTTCCTTGTGAAAATCACAACTTTTagacatttttttgcgcggattgcccttcttttgggtggtctttaaattttgtccctcatatttgtggtctttaagttttgcccttcgttTGGAAATGTGGGCAaatacctgaggttctgggttcgaaccctcgctcaggcataaaataaaaaaataatttcgaatCCTAAGATAATTAAAAGTACCGTGTATGCGGATGTATCTTTTCTCACTTAAGGCATAAAAACTAAAGTTATATCGGATgcagcataactaaaagtactgTTCCGCCCCATAAGGCGAATCcctttccttaaggcatagtttggttatgccttatggggcagacttttagttaaggcataaccaaaagtatgtcCCATAAGGCGAAACTTTTTCTTAAGGTATAAGGTAGAACTTTTCtttaaggcatagactttgcctgaaaagtaaaaataaaataaactatttAATTAtgcttaaggaaaagttccgaaatttaaattttaagccttatgatttttttaaaattttttatggGGTTCgaacacttttagttaaggcaaaAATAACTAAAAGTAAAGACCCCCAATGGCAAACATTACATTTTTACCGGCCCATAATAAGGCCCAATTAACGAAGGGCAAAAGTTTGTCTTGATTTCGAAAAGTAAATTTTTCTTCGCTAAAACCCcaagtttttaaaataaaatatatgccaCAAGCCCCCACCGAgacggacttttagttaagcataactaaaagtccgcataaaagtttgcccattaaaaggaAAGCAGTGAAATTTTAAACTCtgtcttgtgattttttttttaaatttttgactgagcggggttcGAGCCTGCCCCCGGAACCCATGAATTTTAAgcaaaggccaaaaattaaagaccaccaatttgagggacaaaagttaaagaccaccccagaaAAAGGACagttctgcgaattgcccactTTTAGAAGATCATTACATTTTGGAACTGGGCGGTAAAATTAAGACCactccaaaagaagggcaatccgcgcaaaaaaatgattaatgAAACAGTAATGCAAGTTGCCCTTCATCATTATTTTCTCCAACAAAAGAAACGAAAAAGCCCAGCTCACAGCAAAGCCGCCATGGATGAAGCTGAAGCATTGAACCTGAAGAGCTTCTTGAAATGGACTACAGAACTAGGAATCTCAGACACTCCTTCAACTTCATCAGATTCATGTTTGGGACACTCCCTTTTTGTCTCTTATTTCCCTGAAGCTGGAGGGTATATATACATTAATCACgactcttttcttgatttttttatatGCAGAGTGATTTGATgaatgaatgattttttttttctttcctattGTTGTAGGAGAGGTTTAGAAGCAGCTCGTGATATTAGAAAAGGGGAATTGATACTTAGTGTTCCAAAGGGAGCATTAATGACTAGTCAAAGTCTTATGATGAATGATGAGGTGCTGTCCATTGCTGTGAAGAAGCACCCTACTCTCTCATCTACTCAGGTGATTCTTCTTTATTCTATGAATTAcaacttggtttttttttttttggactaaaGGTAGGAACTTTATGTGTTTGGAGTTTTGTATGATCAACTAGTAATGTAAAGTTAACTCAATGTGTTACTGAAAATGTGGTACATATGAACTGAATGTAAGAGATTATGGAGCTATATATCTACAGTTGTTCTTGAAGCAAATTGGTGAAGCTCTGGTGGTTAAAGTTTCTCCTTTCTTGTTCACTAAGCTACTACTCTTTGCCCCAATTTAAATGTTCTATTTAGTTTGTATAAGATGTTATGGTAAGAGTTAAATTGTTGTTACATTTATAGGAGAGTGGATTATGTTCTGAAATGAACactttttaactaaaaaaatggTGCTCAGTGAAATTTTGATAACTAAGTGTTGAAAAAGCTTTGGTAAGTGTAGGAGTGGCAAACGGGCGGGTCGAAAATGGGTTAAACAAAAACAGGTAAAATATCCGACCCACCCATATTTAATGGGTCGGTTTAGATGGTTACGTGTTCTTTTTAACCATTTTGCCAGCCCTAAGAAAGTGATACAATTTTGAAACAACTCAATTTACGAGTTGTTGATGTATTGAAAGGCTGGACCTTTATGTTGAATCTGCAGTTTCTTCAAATGTTTGTAGTAAGCGCTTTGCAGCGCTGGTTATGCAAAGTGAATCAAATCTCCACAGTCAGAGTGCTTCCACTTGCCCTGCTCTTTGTGATATGTTTGGCGAGTAATGATGGTTTCCTTCAGTTTGATATTTATgctttttgagcttatttttaCCGCAGATATTGGCTGTTGCACTTTTAAATGAAGTGAACAAGGGGAAAAGTTCTCGGTGGTGGCCCTATCTAAGGCAGTTCCCCCGTAGCTATGACACACTTGCGGATTTTGGGAAATTCGAGATGCAAGCGTTGCAAGTTTGTAGCAATCCCTACAAGTTAAAATGTATTTCATAGTAGGAAAGCACTTCTTCTGTTCACTGGATTGCTAATTTATATCATAAAAGCATCATAGTTGACTGAAACTCACCATTAAAAGCCTTCATCTGAAAATTTTCTAATGCTTTTAGATTGATGATGCCATCTGGGCTGCACAAAAGGCTTCTCGGAAGGCTGAAGAGGAGTGGAACGAAGCGAATGTGCTTATGCATGAACTCAAGCTCAAGCCACAACTCCTGGCTCTTAAGGCATGGCTCTGGGCCTCTGGTTCTGTAAGTATCAAGTAAACTCACAAGTGCTAATTTGGAATAAATCTTTATCATTTTTTAGTTAAAGTGTTTCTGATTAGAAAGACTTATTCATTGGAAGATACCTATGCTGTGCTTGATTCGTGATGCATCAAGCACTCTTTGTCTGCCTTCATTCACGATGTACTTGAGCACTCATTGTCTGTGAATTTGCTTGTTATTTTCACGGTTTAACGTGAAAAAAGTTTCTTCCTGAAGATATCCTCACGCACCATGCATATACCTTGGGATGAAGCTGGATGTTTATGCCCTGTGGGAGATTTCTTCAACTACACAGCACCTGGAGAGGAGACTTCTAATTCTGAAGATCGGGTTGCTGGAAAGGCCTTTTCTTTGCAGGAAGACGGTCCACTTAAATTGGAAACTGAATTGGCCGCTGACCATAGGCTAATAGATGCTGGATATGAGGAAGACGTTTCTTCATACCGCTTCTATGCTAGAAGAATTTACCGGAAAGGAGAACAGGTGATTCCTAAAAAACTTCCTTCCTTAgaatactttttcttttctgtttgTGCGGCATTCagtaaatttaaaagaaatggTTCTTTTCCATTAATAAGTTGTGTATGGAGGGTGGTCTACTACTTGATATTCAAGAAATTAAGAACTACAAAATGAACAACGCTTGTGTCGCATTGAATATGCAGTGTCATTGTCAAAGCAGTTTGCCATCTCATTTTGCATTATGTTTCTAGTTTGAAAGAGTTGCACTGATGCCTTTAGCTTGATTGATTACTGCAGGTTCTTCTAAGCTATGGAACCTACACAAATTTGGAGCTTCTTCAACACTATGGATTTCTTCTGACTGACAACCCAAATGATAAGGCGTTTATACCTTTAGAACCAGATATGTATTCTCTCTGCTCATGGGAGAATGAGTTACTGTATATTCAGTCAGATGGGAAACCATCCTTTGCACTGCTATCAACAGTGCGATTCTGGGCAGTCCCTAAAACCAGTCGCAGGTCTGTTGTACACCAGGTTTATTCGGGAAACCTACTTTCAACAGAGAATGAAGTTGTTGCAATGAGATGGCTAGCAAGGAAATGCAGAACAATATTGGAcattcttccaacaactactgaAGAAGACTGTAAGTTGCTCGCCATCCTTGATGAATTTCAAGATATACATCAAATTGTGGAGATTAAAGAGATGCCACCAACACTTGCTAGTGAGCTTTGTGCTTTTATTAAAAGCAAGAATTTGGTCAGTGAAGGAATTTGTGCTATGTCAAGTATAGCTAGAAGGTCCATAGAGAGATGGAAACTAGCTATACTGTGGAGGTATCACTACAAAAAGATACTTTGCAATTGCATTGTACATTGTACTGAGATAATTAATGATATTATATCCCAAAGAGATTCAATACAAGGAAATCTTCATTGAGATTGTGTGTTTGCATTCGTGTTGGATTCCCTTGATAAATTGATGAGAAAACTCGACTGTGGCTCAGACAGTACCACCTTATCCTGATGAAACTGCAGGGATGAACAACTTTTTCGGAGTAGGTATGGTGGGAAATTTGAATGGTGACAAGTCCAGGAAAACGTTGCAGTTATTCTTTACGTTGCAGTTATTCTTTACCCCTGTTAAACTAGCACGCGTCACTGATTGCTTTTAGAACTTCCTTTCACAATTTTGTAAGGAAATCAAGAGGTTAGATGAAACTTTTATAGAACGAAAACATAGGTCTAAACTGTCAAAATGGAAAATCATTCAGGTTGCAATATTTTTCATCCACCAAATCACAAACTCATTGAATGCCATTCCTCACGATTATGATGAAAAGGTTATTATTCACGATTACTGTAACTTCTTGTTAAGACAAGTATTGCCCAATATCAAGTAAGAAATTCTGGTAACTCATCGGGATTTTGCTCCCAATTCTGGTGGAAATGTTATTTTCGCACCATTTTTTAAGGGGACCAAAATGCAAACGTTGGCACCCAAAAATCCTATTTGTGCAAATCATCCCTTTAACAAAAAATAGACACCTTCATAAAATTATTAAGTCATCTAAGAAGGTAATCTAGTTAATTGACATATGACATACACCATGGTTGTCCCTCTTCTTCATGGAACGTTTACATGACGAGTTGTGTCCAAAGACCTTAAACCTGAACGTTCTATAAATGGCCTTTTTATGTTTTACAAGGAAAACATTTACAATCTTGTTAATAGTTACTAATTGGACTCTTTTTATAGCACAAGACAATGCCACCTCCAGTCACAAACTTGGTTCAGTCCCTTCTGCAACAACCCATCATAGATTCTAATCTTAGAACCCAACTCACCAATTAACTGCTTTTAACAATTGCAAGGATGCAGTAGATAAACTTGAAAATTGCAATGACTTGTTGAGAACTTGTGAGTTTAAAAAGATGTTTGAGAGAGATACAAAatgcttttaagcacttgtGTTTAGGCCAAAAAAtcttctatatatattataaagctaggcatTAGGAGAGTAATGTGGCACCTTTCTATGGCCAAGAatcacatttatcttttttctcctttttttgaaattttcctctatttttatTGGTTTTCCctcttatttaaatttaaaacaattaagGTTTAATGACATCTctttatgtagaaatgaaaacACCGTTTCAAAACTCTCCAGAAGACATACCTTTCAAACTTCAACTGTCAGATCTTTTAATCCTCTTAATTATGCCTCCCTCATCTTCCCTTTTTAACTTGAACCAgttctttcttcctcttctcTACAAGTaattttgttcttcttcttcttaccATTTTCCTGTTGGAAAAAAGTATTTATGTGAACAATCACTAGATATTTGGGTGTGAAATTGCAAGAAAAGTTGACATGACCGAATGTATTTGTATGTATTTCTTACTAAAATTACAAATACATTCATTTCCATTTTAAGTCCCCTTTAATGCTTTTGTGTTTGAACATCACAAAGAATACAAGAAATTTTACGGGCAACAAAGTAATTGCATTAGTCATCAATCATCATTAAGAGTATGATTCTTCTTATAGTATGGCcttatttttcccctttcaTTGTTAATTAGTCGAAATTTGTTTAAGAGAAGATACAAGTTTTAGGCTCCTCGGATGTTGTGTTTGATgctgtaattacactctccaattgggtgtaattacacttgtgtgcagttattttttagtttatttcttttttttttttaatttatattattattttttaatttctttgcttttctaatttattttttatttctattaattaattaattttttatttttactttttaattaattttataaatatatttttctttttatattatttatatttcatttcctttcttctcattcacAACCTTTTaaggttccatgtaattgctcttattttttattttatttattttattcatatttatatatatatatatattattattctaattttataaactatatctcttaatattagaaagaatgagtcattaacaaacttggcatacaatgagtgacgttattaaagtagaattttgtGTGAATGccgttatagacttatattttccctttcttttgaattatgtaTTTACTGCTTACgtgaaacttacttatgtaatgttggaatttggcataagagtattatgttaaaaaaattcttttggattcttttgaatttaagttatattttcgactttaatttttttgctttagtactattgactttttatttcacatttcttgttgtttattttttacttataaTTGATAGAATTTTTgttaaacatttgaataatattgtggcattatatttataattttttttttttaaacatcaaatcccatgatgttttcacaaaaaaaaagtatgcttttaagttttataatcaattaaaataaaaatattattaatttgaaattatatatcaactattttttacaatattagttacaaatatatgattattaattaacatattttcaagaaacaatgtgttattaaatagctaatttaatatcatttataaagacacatatttttaaatattaattttaaattttttatagttaagttttatttttaaattaaactaagcGTAATTACACGCTCGTAATTtcgtaattacattatgacaaacaaacaggtcattgtaattacaatactgtgtaattactaggctgtgtaattactagggtagtaattacaccaattccaattaccaggtggctttccaaacagacccttaGTGTTTATGGGGCGTAACTTTTTGTGATTTCATGCGCTCATAAAAGGCTCACGACTATCATTGATGCGTTCATGGATtttttcccttgatgttattcaatTCCTTGTGTATTTAGATATTATGAGAATTTTCAAGTAACTTTGACAGACTTTAAAAATTCATTGTTTTAGTTTTTAGAATGAGAATAAATTGTTTTTACAGTGTGCCTttaatttccctttttgttttggtaatcgactgatatatatattttttttaatcaagttgTTGCTCTCAGGAAGAGATTCAAAGATGTGTCATATTTTGCTCACGTTTTATTTCCTCTTTCCTCCATACACTTCCTTAGTGTTATGTGAAACTGCAATTTTTATGCATATTAgcatgtattaattttacactgaTGCATTtatattatacaaaatttcatttctTTGGTACAAAAACAAATTAAACTAGAGATAGCGATTGCTgtttttacctttattttatttacagaaaaaggtcaaaatgCCCTTAAATTATGTGACATTGATCCAAAAATGCCCCTGTCATTAATGGATTGGTCCAAAATGCCTCTATTGTCACTTTATTGGGTCAAAAATGCCTTTTCCCACaattcttaatgtcatttttgagaaatttttCCCGTGACAAGGAAAATCCAAAGTAAGGGCTATCTCCACCCAAAGAAGATACAAAAAGCTCATAGATTTCTTTGAAAAGTTTGAAATTTGCCCCACTTtacaaataagaaaagaaaagacgATAGATCCATCAATCCATAAAGATGGCAAAATGAAAAAGATTAGTCCGTTAGGAGAATTTAGAACAAAGTTTCTTTCATTTATTGAATTACTATACTCGAGTGGGCTTGCAATAATGTATTATGTATCTTGTATTGAGTAT
This genomic interval carries:
- the LOC132044315 gene encoding protein SET DOMAIN GROUP 40 isoform X2, whose amino-acid sequence is MDEAEALNLKSFLKWTTELGISDTPSTSSDSCLGHSLFVSYFPEAGGRGLEAARDIRKGELILSVPKGALMTSQSLMMNDEVLSIAVKKHPTLSSTQIDDAIWAAQKASRKAEEEWNEANVLMHELKLKPQLLALKAWLWASGSISSRTMHIPWDEAGCLCPVGDFFNYTAPGEETSNSEDRVAGKAFSLQEDGPLKLETELAADHRLIDAGYEEDVSSYRFYARRIYRKGEQVLLSYGTYTNLELLQHYGFLLTDNPNDKAFIPLEPDMYSLCSWENELLYIQSDGKPSFALLSTVRFWAVPKTSRRSVVHQVYSGNLLSTENEVVAMRWLARKCRTILDILPTTTEEDCKLLAILDEFQDIHQIVEIKEMPPTLASELCAFIKSKNLVSEGICAMSSIARRSIERWKLAILWRYHYKKILCNCIVHCTEIINDIISQRDSIQGNLH
- the LOC132044315 gene encoding protein SET DOMAIN GROUP 40 isoform X1 — translated: MDEAEALNLKSFLKWTTELGISDTPSTSSDSCLGHSLFVSYFPEAGGRGLEAARDIRKGELILSVPKGALMTSQSLMMNDEVLSIAVKKHPTLSSTQILAVALLNEVNKGKSSRWWPYLRQFPRSYDTLADFGKFEMQALQIDDAIWAAQKASRKAEEEWNEANVLMHELKLKPQLLALKAWLWASGSISSRTMHIPWDEAGCLCPVGDFFNYTAPGEETSNSEDRVAGKAFSLQEDGPLKLETELAADHRLIDAGYEEDVSSYRFYARRIYRKGEQVLLSYGTYTNLELLQHYGFLLTDNPNDKAFIPLEPDMYSLCSWENELLYIQSDGKPSFALLSTVRFWAVPKTSRRSVVHQVYSGNLLSTENEVVAMRWLARKCRTILDILPTTTEEDCKLLAILDEFQDIHQIVEIKEMPPTLASELCAFIKSKNLVSEGICAMSSIARRSIERWKLAILWRYHYKKILCNCIVHCTEIINDIISQRDSIQGNLH